In one window of Rhinopithecus roxellana isolate Shanxi Qingling chromosome 15, ASM756505v1, whole genome shotgun sequence DNA:
- the ADM gene encoding ADM isoform X2, which produces MKLVSVTLMYLGSLAFLGADTARLDVASQFRKKWNKWALSRGKRELRMSSSYPTGLADVKAGPAQTLIRPQDMKGASRSPEDSSPDAARIRVKRYRQSMNNFQGLRSFGCRFGTCTVQKLAHQIYQFTDKDKDNVAPRSKISPQGYGRRRRRSLPEAGPGRTLMSSKPQAPGAPVPPSGSAPHFL; this is translated from the exons ATGAAGCTGGTTTCTGTCACCCTGATGTACCTGGGTTCGCTCGCCTTCCTAGGCGCTGACACCGCTCGGTTGGATGTCGCGTCGCAGTTTCGAAAGAA GTGGAATAAGTGGGCTCTGAGTCGTGGGAAGAGGGAACTGCGGATGTCCAGCAGCTACCCCACCGGGCTCGCTGACGTGAAGGCCGGGCCTGCCCAGACTCTTATTCGGCCCCAGGACATGAAGGGTGCCTCTCGAAGCCCCGAAGACAG CAGTCCGGATGCCGCCCGCATCCGAGTCAAGCGCTACCGCCAGAGCATGAACAACTTCCAGGGCCTCCGGAGCTTTGGCTGCCGCTTCGGGACATGCACGGTGCAGAAGCTGGCACACCAGATCTACCAGTTCACAGATAAGGACAAGGACAACGTCGCCCCCAGGAGCAAGATCAGCCCCCAGGGCTACGGCCGTCGGCGCCGGCGCTCCCTGCCCGAGGCCGGCCCGGGTCGGACTCTGATGTCTTCTAAGCCACAAGCACCCGGGGCTCCAGTTCCCCCGAGTGGAAGTGCTCCCCACTTTCTTTAG
- the ADM gene encoding ADM isoform X3: MKLVSVTLMYLGSLAFLGADTARLDVASQFRKKWNKWALSRGKRELRMSSSYPTGLADVKAGPAQTLIRPQDMKGASRSPEDSPDAARIRVKRYRQSMNNFQGLRSFGCRFGTCTVQKLAHQIYQFTDKDKDNVAPRSKISPQGYGRRRRRSLPEAGPGRTLMSSKPQAPGAPVPPSGSAPHFL; encoded by the exons ATGAAGCTGGTTTCTGTCACCCTGATGTACCTGGGTTCGCTCGCCTTCCTAGGCGCTGACACCGCTCGGTTGGATGTCGCGTCGCAGTTTCGAAAGAA GTGGAATAAGTGGGCTCTGAGTCGTGGGAAGAGGGAACTGCGGATGTCCAGCAGCTACCCCACCGGGCTCGCTGACGTGAAGGCCGGGCCTGCCCAGACTCTTATTCGGCCCCAGGACATGAAGGGTGCCTCTCGAAGCCCCGAAGACAG TCCGGATGCCGCCCGCATCCGAGTCAAGCGCTACCGCCAGAGCATGAACAACTTCCAGGGCCTCCGGAGCTTTGGCTGCCGCTTCGGGACATGCACGGTGCAGAAGCTGGCACACCAGATCTACCAGTTCACAGATAAGGACAAGGACAACGTCGCCCCCAGGAGCAAGATCAGCCCCCAGGGCTACGGCCGTCGGCGCCGGCGCTCCCTGCCCGAGGCCGGCCCGGGTCGGACTCTGATGTCTTCTAAGCCACAAGCACCCGGGGCTCCAGTTCCCCCGAGTGGAAGTGCTCCCCACTTTCTTTAG
- the ADM gene encoding ADM isoform X1 translates to MSRRSFERSESGAAPSPVLVPGRQGELTIGPEGLEVNGSRDRPGHRLNARDSGLLVFSRWNKWALSRGKRELRMSSSYPTGLADVKAGPAQTLIRPQDMKGASRSPEDSSPDAARIRVKRYRQSMNNFQGLRSFGCRFGTCTVQKLAHQIYQFTDKDKDNVAPRSKISPQGYGRRRRRSLPEAGPGRTLMSSKPQAPGAPVPPSGSAPHFL, encoded by the exons ATGTCGCGTCGCAGTTTCGAAAGAAGTGAGTCCGGGGCAGCCCCGTCCCCCGTCCTGGTACCTGGCAGGCAAGGGGAACTGACTATTGGTCCCGAAGGTCTAGAAGTGAATGGGAGCAGGGACAGGCCAGGACATCGCCTGAACGCACGCGACTCGGGTCTGCTTGTGTTTTCCAGGTGGAATAAGTGGGCTCTGAGTCGTGGGAAGAGGGAACTGCGGATGTCCAGCAGCTACCCCACCGGGCTCGCTGACGTGAAGGCCGGGCCTGCCCAGACTCTTATTCGGCCCCAGGACATGAAGGGTGCCTCTCGAAGCCCCGAAGACAG CAGTCCGGATGCCGCCCGCATCCGAGTCAAGCGCTACCGCCAGAGCATGAACAACTTCCAGGGCCTCCGGAGCTTTGGCTGCCGCTTCGGGACATGCACGGTGCAGAAGCTGGCACACCAGATCTACCAGTTCACAGATAAGGACAAGGACAACGTCGCCCCCAGGAGCAAGATCAGCCCCCAGGGCTACGGCCGTCGGCGCCGGCGCTCCCTGCCCGAGGCCGGCCCGGGTCGGACTCTGATGTCTTCTAAGCCACAAGCACCCGGGGCTCCAGTTCCCCCGAGTGGAAGTGCTCCCCACTTTCTTTAG